In Sulfitobacter sp. OXR-159, one DNA window encodes the following:
- a CDS encoding DUF892 family protein, which yields MTMNNLKDVYTDQLQDLYSACKQSLEATNALGRAAEDKELSEALIDGSNGIAKGMDVLKSICAKHDLDPDAEHCHGMEGLVKEAHKHVLEEDFGDNDARDAMIITQYQRMVHYALAGYGCVVAFANRLGEDEDGAQLQEQLNHTYDGDRRMTEIATKGGVNADAA from the coding sequence ATGACTATGAACAATCTCAAAGACGTCTACACCGACCAACTGCAAGACCTCTACTCTGCCTGCAAGCAGTCGCTTGAAGCGACCAACGCACTGGGTCGCGCGGCGGAGGACAAGGAGCTGTCGGAAGCGCTGATCGATGGCAGCAACGGAATCGCCAAAGGGATGGATGTGCTGAAGTCCATCTGCGCGAAACATGACCTCGATCCCGACGCAGAGCACTGCCACGGCATGGAGGGCCTTGTGAAAGAGGCGCATAAACATGTGCTGGAAGAAGACTTCGGCGACAACGACGCCCGCGATGCGATGATCATCACGCAGTATCAGCGCATGGTGCATTATGCATTGGCCGGATACGGCTGCGTTGTGGCCTTTGCCAATCGCTTGGGCGAGGACGAAGACGGCGCGCAGCTGCAGGAGCAGCTTAATCACACCTATGACGGCGACCGCCGCATGACGGAGATCGCGACCAAGGGCGGTGTGAACGCAGACGCCGCGTAA
- the tuf gene encoding elongation factor Tu: protein MAKAKFERNKPHVNIGTIGHVDHGKTTLTAAITKYFGDFQAYDQIDGAPEEKARGITISTAHVEYETEARHYAHVDCPGHADYVKNMITGAAQMDGAILVVNAADGPMPQTREHILLGRQVGIPAMVVFMNKVDQVDDEELLELVEMEIRELLSSYDYPGDDIPVVPGSALAAMEGRDEAIGENAIRKLMEEVDNYIPTPERAVDQPFLMPVEDVFSISGRGTVVTGRVERGVINVGDEIEIVGIRDTKKTTCTGVEMFRKLLDRGEAGDNIGALLRGVERDGVERGQVLCKPGSVNPHTKFEAEAYILTKEEGGRHTPFFANYRPQFYFRTTDVTGTVQLAEGTEMVMPGDNVSFGVELIAPIAMENGLRFAIREGGRTVGAGVVSKITE, encoded by the coding sequence ATGGCAAAGGCAAAGTTTGAACGTAACAAGCCACACGTCAACATCGGCACAATCGGCCACGTTGACCACGGTAAAACCACGCTGACCGCGGCGATCACCAAATACTTCGGTGACTTCCAAGCGTATGACCAGATCGACGGCGCGCCCGAAGAGAAGGCCCGCGGCATCACCATCTCGACCGCACACGTCGAGTATGAGACCGAAGCACGTCACTACGCCCACGTCGACTGCCCCGGCCACGCTGACTATGTGAAAAACATGATCACCGGTGCGGCTCAGATGGACGGCGCGATCTTGGTTGTGAACGCGGCCGACGGCCCGATGCCCCAGACCCGCGAGCACATCCTGCTCGGCCGTCAGGTTGGCATCCCCGCCATGGTCGTCTTCATGAACAAAGTTGACCAGGTCGACGACGAAGAGCTGCTCGAGCTGGTTGAGATGGAAATCCGCGAGCTGCTGTCTTCCTACGACTACCCCGGCGACGACATCCCCGTTGTGCCCGGTTCCGCACTGGCGGCGATGGAAGGCCGCGATGAGGCCATCGGCGAAAACGCGATCCGCAAGCTGATGGAAGAAGTCGACAACTACATCCCGACACCTGAGCGTGCTGTTGACCAGCCGTTCCTGATGCCCGTCGAAGACGTGTTCTCGATCTCTGGTCGTGGTACCGTTGTGACCGGCCGTGTTGAGCGGGGCGTGATCAACGTTGGCGACGAAATCGAAATCGTCGGCATCCGCGACACCAAGAAAACCACCTGCACAGGCGTGGAAATGTTCCGCAAGCTGCTGGACCGTGGTGAAGCTGGCGACAACATCGGCGCGCTGCTGCGTGGCGTTGAGCGTGACGGCGTTGAGCGCGGTCAGGTTCTTTGCAAGCCCGGTTCCGTGAACCCGCACACCAAGTTCGAAGCCGAAGCCTATATCCTCACCAAAGAGGAAGGTGGCCGTCACACGCCGTTCTTCGCGAACTACCGTCCGCAGTTCTACTTCCGTACAACTGACGTGACCGGCACCGTTCAGCTGGCAGAAGGCACCGAGATGGTCATGCCCGGCGACAACGTGTCCTTCGGCGTTGAGCTGATCGCACCGATCGCCATGGAAAACGGCCTGCGCTTCGCGATCCGCGAAGGTGGCCGTACCGTTGGCGCCGGCGTTGTTTCCAAAATCACTGAGTGA
- a CDS encoding cytochrome P450 codes for MTQPSPLPVRVPLVTEPVGMLGSLQMARRNVLSIIPKIATTQPMVSGKTGKHWHMVMDPGAIREILLDRLEDYPKSDVTKNLLRPAIGESLFIAEGAHWRWQRRAAAPVFSQRNVRNLAPVMSAAADRSAKRIAAAGPRAVNMLDEMVTTTFEVIGDVTFSGDGTFDRDKVHGAIDDYIAEAGKISLFDILGLPDWLPRPGRMMSGQALKQMKAMADQAIEARVARGHDGTPDLLDLLLEGEDPKTKRQMNTGELRDNLLTFIVAGHETTALTLAWSMYLMGFDPEMQARARAEVRDVLQGRACTGDDVDKLPLVRMIIDEALRLYPAAGIISRTAQKHDRLCDREIRPGDTVMIPIYALGRNELLWDDPDAFRPERFADRKAIDRYAYLPFGDGPRICIGASFALQEAVIILATLLGRFKFTPVLGKDPEPVMILTLRPEGGVWMTAEPLD; via the coding sequence ATGACCCAACCATCCCCCCTGCCCGTGCGCGTACCGCTGGTGACCGAGCCTGTAGGAATGCTCGGCAGTTTGCAGATGGCCCGGCGCAACGTGCTGAGCATCATCCCCAAGATCGCCACCACCCAGCCCATGGTTTCGGGTAAGACCGGCAAGCACTGGCATATGGTGATGGACCCGGGTGCGATCCGGGAAATCCTGCTCGACCGGCTGGAGGACTACCCGAAGTCCGATGTCACCAAGAACCTGCTACGCCCGGCCATCGGGGAATCGCTTTTCATTGCAGAAGGGGCGCATTGGCGCTGGCAGCGTCGGGCGGCAGCCCCCGTCTTCTCTCAGCGCAACGTGCGCAACCTTGCCCCGGTGATGAGCGCCGCCGCCGACCGCTCGGCCAAGCGCATCGCCGCTGCGGGGCCGCGCGCGGTCAATATGCTCGATGAGATGGTGACGACGACTTTCGAGGTGATTGGCGACGTGACCTTCTCAGGCGATGGCACCTTTGACCGCGACAAAGTGCATGGCGCCATCGACGACTATATCGCCGAGGCGGGTAAGATCAGCCTCTTCGATATCCTCGGCCTGCCCGATTGGCTGCCGCGTCCGGGGCGGATGATGTCCGGTCAGGCGCTGAAGCAGATGAAGGCGATGGCCGATCAGGCGATCGAAGCGCGGGTGGCGCGCGGCCATGACGGCACGCCCGATCTGCTGGACCTGCTACTGGAGGGCGAAGACCCCAAGACCAAGCGCCAGATGAACACCGGAGAGTTACGCGACAACCTTTTGACCTTCATCGTCGCGGGGCATGAGACAACGGCGCTGACGCTGGCTTGGTCGATGTACCTCATGGGGTTCGACCCCGAGATGCAGGCGCGCGCCCGCGCAGAGGTGCGCGATGTGCTGCAAGGCCGTGCCTGCACCGGCGACGATGTGGACAAGCTGCCCTTGGTGCGGATGATCATCGATGAGGCGCTGCGGCTCTACCCCGCCGCCGGGATCATTTCGCGCACGGCGCAAAAGCACGACAGGCTCTGCGACCGCGAAATCCGCCCCGGCGACACGGTGATGATCCCGATCTACGCGCTAGGCCGCAATGAACTGCTTTGGGACGATCCCGATGCTTTCCGGCCCGAGCGCTTTGCCGACCGCAAGGCGATTGATCGCTATGCCTATCTGCCCTTCGGGGACGGACCGCGCATCTGCATCGGGGCGAGCTTTGCGTTGCAGGAGGCGGTGATCATCCTCGCCACCCTGCTGGGGCGGTTCAAGTTCACGCCTGTGCTGGGAAAGGACCCGGAGCCGGTGATGATCCTGACACTGCGCCCCGAGGGCGGCGTCTGGATGACCGCCGAGCCGCTGGACTGA
- a CDS encoding DNA topoisomerase IV subunit A, protein MSDISTPPELDPNDLSEPLRRALGERYLTYALSTIMHRALPDARDGLKPVHRRILYAMRELRLSSTGGFRKSAKISGDVMGNYHPHGDAAIYDAMARLAQDFNVRYPLVDGQGNFGNIDGDNPAASRYTEARMTAVAEAMLEGLNENAVDFRENYDGTLTEPVVLPAQFPNLLANGSSGIAVGMATNIPPHNIAELCDACIHLIKTPDARDETLLNYVPGPDFPTGGVIVEPPENIANAYRTGRGSFRLRCRWEVEDLGRGAWQIVVTEIPYQVQKSKLIEKIAELIQTKKIPILADVRDESAEDIRMIIEPRSKNVDPNVLMGMLFRNSDLEVRFSLNMNVLIDGQTPKVCSLKEVLRAFLDHRREVLQRRSRHRMDKIDHRLEVLQGLITAFLNLDRVIEIIRYDDDPKAALMYEDWSRAHQDTLSRAMDESAYVSPLAGVDVSKLAVIADAEAEATGVLTESGDTRAIPHSYAGRENGLSDVQAEAILNMRLRSLRRLEEDALVKERDTLMTERAGLEDLLESDDLQWSTIADQLRATKKQFGKDWVIDGIKRGQRLTEFDTAGEVEDVPIEAMIDREPITVVCSQMGWIRAMTGHIDLGRELKFKDGDGPRFIFHAETTDRLLVFGSNGRFYTVSAANLPGGRGMGEPLRLMVDLPNEVQIVSLFIHQPGRKLLVASTAGDGFVVPEDDVVAQTRSGKQVLNVRGEGVSALVCHPVSGDSVATVGENRKVLVFGLDELPEMGRGKGVRLQKYKDGGLSDATTFTREAGLSWQDPAGRTRTEADLAEWTGKRASSGRMAPRGFPRDNKFT, encoded by the coding sequence ATGTCAGACATAAGCACACCCCCAGAACTCGACCCGAATGACCTGTCCGAGCCGCTGCGCCGCGCCTTGGGAGAGCGGTATCTGACCTATGCCTTGAGCACGATCATGCACCGGGCGCTGCCGGATGCGCGCGATGGGTTGAAACCGGTGCACCGCCGCATCCTTTATGCCATGCGCGAGTTGCGGCTGTCCTCGACGGGCGGCTTCCGTAAATCGGCAAAGATTTCGGGCGACGTGATGGGGAACTATCACCCGCATGGCGATGCCGCGATCTATGACGCGATGGCGCGGTTGGCGCAGGATTTCAACGTGCGCTATCCGCTGGTCGACGGGCAGGGCAACTTTGGCAACATCGACGGCGATAACCCGGCGGCCTCGCGCTATACCGAGGCGCGGATGACCGCCGTGGCCGAAGCCATGCTGGAAGGGCTGAACGAGAACGCTGTCGATTTCCGTGAGAACTACGACGGCACATTGACCGAGCCGGTGGTGCTGCCCGCGCAATTTCCGAATCTGCTGGCCAATGGTTCTTCGGGCATCGCCGTGGGCATGGCCACGAACATCCCGCCGCATAACATTGCCGAGCTGTGTGACGCCTGTATTCACCTGATCAAGACGCCCGACGCCCGCGACGAGACGTTGTTGAACTACGTCCCCGGCCCGGATTTTCCCACCGGTGGCGTGATCGTCGAGCCGCCTGAGAATATCGCCAATGCCTACCGCACGGGGCGTGGCTCCTTCCGGCTGCGCTGTCGTTGGGAAGTTGAGGACCTTGGCCGGGGCGCTTGGCAGATTGTCGTTACCGAGATTCCCTATCAGGTTCAGAAATCCAAGCTGATCGAAAAGATCGCCGAACTGATCCAGACCAAGAAGATCCCGATTCTTGCCGATGTCCGCGACGAATCCGCCGAAGACATTCGCATGATCATCGAGCCGCGCTCGAAGAACGTCGATCCGAACGTGCTGATGGGGATGTTGTTCCGCAACTCGGACCTTGAGGTGCGCTTCTCGCTCAATATGAACGTGTTGATCGACGGCCAAACGCCCAAGGTCTGCTCGCTCAAGGAAGTGTTGCGCGCTTTCCTCGACCACCGGCGCGAGGTGCTGCAACGTCGCTCGCGGCACCGGATGGACAAGATCGACCACCGGCTTGAGGTGCTGCAGGGCCTGATCACGGCTTTCCTGAACCTTGACCGGGTGATCGAGATCATCCGCTACGACGACGACCCCAAAGCCGCCTTGATGTACGAGGATTGGAGCCGTGCGCATCAGGATACGCTGAGCCGCGCGATGGACGAATCCGCCTATGTCTCGCCCTTGGCGGGGGTCGATGTGTCGAAACTGGCGGTCATCGCGGATGCCGAGGCCGAAGCCACCGGCGTGCTGACTGAGAGCGGTGACACCCGCGCCATCCCGCACAGCTATGCAGGCCGCGAGAATGGCCTGTCGGATGTGCAGGCCGAAGCGATCCTCAACATGCGCCTGCGGTCCTTGCGGCGTTTGGAAGAAGACGCGCTGGTGAAAGAGCGTGACACGCTGATGACCGAACGCGCGGGGCTCGAAGACCTGCTGGAGAGCGACGACCTGCAATGGTCCACCATCGCCGACCAGCTGCGCGCGACGAAAAAGCAGTTCGGCAAGGACTGGGTGATCGACGGCATCAAACGCGGCCAGCGCCTGACCGAATTCGACACCGCCGGAGAGGTTGAGGATGTCCCGATCGAGGCGATGATCGACCGCGAACCGATCACCGTGGTCTGCTCCCAGATGGGCTGGATCCGCGCCATGACCGGCCATATCGATCTCGGTCGTGAGTTGAAGTTCAAAGACGGCGACGGCCCGCGCTTTATCTTCCATGCCGAAACGACGGACCGGTTGCTGGTCTTCGGCTCGAACGGGCGTTTCTACACCGTCTCCGCCGCCAACCTGCCCGGCGGGCGGGGCATGGGCGAGCCTTTGCGTCTGATGGTTGATCTGCCCAACGAAGTGCAGATCGTGTCACTCTTTATCCACCAGCCGGGGCGCAAGCTGTTGGTTGCCTCAACGGCAGGCGACGGTTTCGTGGTGCCCGAGGATGACGTCGTGGCCCAGACCCGCAGCGGCAAACAGGTGCTCAATGTGCGTGGCGAAGGCGTCTCGGCGCTGGTCTGTCATCCGGTGTCGGGCGACAGCGTCGCCACCGTGGGCGAGAACCGCAAGGTGCTGGTCTTTGGCCTTGATGAATTGCCCGAGATGGGCCGGGGCAAGGGCGTGCGCCTGCAGAAGTACAAGGATGGCGGCCTGTCGGACGCCACGACCTTCACACGGGAAGCGGGCCTCAGCTGGCAAGACCCGGCGGGCCGGACACGTACCGAGGCCGATCTGGCCGAATGGACCGGCAAGCGCGCAAGCTCGGGCCGGATGGCGCCGCGCGGCTTCCCGCGCGACAACAAGTTCACGTGA
- a CDS encoding SH3 domain-containing protein, producing MKRFIFLTFGFMGWAFYEMSGGADFVPAGPQMASSETAASALIASAEAGTTSSNLVTAAAANAARKAESPITPFAERAPARDVTATRVALNLTTLSDLPQANDAMVQKAVATPADRAGAKVVKAVSTSTPKVEKAAYSTTSANAPVVIPSLINATDNGTTYVSTTQADIRKVNGTRVNVRGGPGTNFGVVGKLGKGDAVEVVEDNGAGWVRFRSVDGTASGWMADFLLNNG from the coding sequence ATGAAACGGTTCATCTTTTTGACATTTGGTTTCATGGGCTGGGCATTCTACGAGATGAGCGGCGGGGCGGATTTCGTGCCAGCAGGCCCGCAGATGGCCAGCTCTGAGACGGCAGCTTCGGCGCTGATCGCCAGCGCAGAAGCCGGCACAACCTCGTCCAACCTTGTCACCGCCGCCGCGGCAAATGCAGCCCGCAAGGCCGAAAGCCCCATCACCCCCTTCGCCGAGCGCGCACCGGCACGGGATGTGACTGCGACCCGCGTGGCGCTGAACCTTACGACCCTCAGCGACTTGCCGCAGGCCAATGACGCGATGGTGCAAAAGGCCGTGGCCACCCCCGCGGACCGCGCTGGCGCGAAAGTCGTGAAAGCCGTCAGCACCAGCACCCCCAAAGTAGAAAAGGCCGCCTATTCGACCACAAGCGCCAATGCGCCGGTCGTCATTCCAAGCCTGATCAACGCCACCGACAACGGCACGACCTATGTCAGCACGACGCAGGCCGACATCCGCAAAGTGAATGGCACCCGCGTCAATGTCCGCGGTGGGCCGGGCACCAATTTCGGTGTGGTCGGGAAACTGGGCAAAGGTGACGCCGTAGAGGTGGTCGAAGATAACGGTGCCGGTTGGGTGCGCTTTCGCAGCGTCGACGGCACGGCATCCGGCTGGATGGCAGACTTCCTGCTCAACAACGGCTAA
- a CDS encoding SDR family oxidoreductase, with protein sequence MSATRSILITGCSSGIGYAAAHGMRARGWRVFAACRQQADCDRLSAEGFDAPRLDYTDEASIQSALAQVLEQTGGTLDAVFNNGAHATPGLVEDLPTDALREIFEANFFGWHSLTRAVIPVMRKQGHGRIVQCSSVLGMVAMPWRGAYNSTKFALEGLTDTLRLEMRGTGVELILIEPGPVTSKLRTKAIPRFERWIDWKNSPRAAEYEATMRPRLYDDSGKKDRFELPPEAVVEKLAHAVESPRPRPRYFVTTPTHIAGVLRRILPTRALDWVTSR encoded by the coding sequence ATGTCTGCGACCCGTTCCATCCTCATCACCGGTTGTTCCAGCGGCATCGGCTATGCCGCCGCCCATGGCATGCGCGCCCGCGGCTGGCGCGTCTTTGCCGCCTGCCGCCAACAAGCGGATTGCGACCGGCTGAGCGCCGAAGGGTTCGATGCGCCCCGTCTCGATTATACCGATGAGGCCAGCATCCAGTCGGCCCTCGCCCAAGTACTAGAGCAAACCGGCGGCACCTTGGATGCTGTCTTTAACAACGGCGCCCACGCCACGCCCGGACTGGTCGAAGACCTTCCCACCGATGCCCTGCGCGAGATATTTGAGGCGAATTTCTTTGGCTGGCACAGCCTGACCCGCGCGGTGATCCCGGTGATGCGCAAACAGGGGCATGGGCGGATCGTGCAATGTTCTTCGGTGCTTGGCATGGTGGCGATGCCATGGCGCGGGGCGTATAACTCCACGAAATTCGCGCTGGAGGGGCTGACCGACACCCTGCGGCTTGAAATGCGCGGCACGGGGGTTGAGTTGATCCTGATCGAACCCGGGCCCGTCACCTCAAAGCTGCGGACCAAGGCGATCCCGCGCTTCGAGCGCTGGATCGACTGGAAAAACAGCCCCCGCGCGGCGGAGTATGAGGCCACCATGCGCCCCCGGCTCTATGACGATAGTGGCAAAAAGGACCGTTTCGAACTCCCGCCCGAGGCGGTGGTCGAAAAGCTGGCCCATGCCGTCGAGTCCCCCCGACCCCGCCCGCGCTATTTCGTCACAACCCCAACCCACATCGCCGGTGTTTTGCGGCGTATCCTGCCGACGCGGGCGCTGGACTGGGTCACCAGCCGCTGA
- a CDS encoding twin transmembrane helix small protein, which yields MPNDPFFVIVLLSVVAVAVVLLMGLGGFATGGKFNKRNANKLMRWRIIAQFIAVLLILAYVYFRGGTI from the coding sequence ATGCCAAATGATCCGTTTTTCGTGATCGTCCTGCTTTCCGTCGTGGCGGTCGCCGTCGTGCTCCTGATGGGGCTGGGCGGCTTTGCCACCGGAGGCAAGTTCAACAAACGCAACGCCAACAAGCTAATGCGCTGGCGGATTATCGCGCAGTTCATCGCCGTGCTGCTGATCCTTGCCTATGTCTATTTCCGAGGGGGCACGATCTGA
- a CDS encoding cob(I)yrinic acid a,c-diamide adenosyltransferase codes for MVVLNKIYTRTGDKGTTALGNGERVAKHDARVEAYGTSDELNCFVGVARLEATGATDEALARIQNDLFDLGADLCRPDMAADRDAEYPPLRVTQEQVDRLEREIDVMNSELEPLRSFILPGGRALAAHLHVCRTVARRAERLAVLLSEQTAINPACVTYLNRLSDWFFVAARMANNAGKEDVLWVPGANRA; via the coding sequence ATGGTTGTACTGAACAAGATTTACACCCGCACCGGGGACAAGGGCACGACTGCGCTTGGCAATGGCGAACGTGTCGCCAAACATGACGCGCGGGTCGAGGCCTATGGCACCTCGGATGAGTTGAACTGTTTTGTCGGCGTTGCCCGGCTTGAAGCCACCGGCGCGACGGACGAAGCACTGGCCCGCATCCAGAACGACCTTTTTGATCTGGGCGCCGACCTTTGCCGCCCCGATATGGCGGCCGACCGCGATGCAGAGTACCCGCCCCTGCGGGTCACGCAAGAACAGGTTGACCGGCTTGAACGCGAGATCGACGTGATGAACTCCGAGTTGGAGCCGCTGCGCAGCTTTATCCTGCCCGGTGGCCGCGCGCTGGCCGCACATCTGCATGTATGCCGCACCGTGGCGCGCCGCGCCGAACGGCTGGCGGTTCTGCTGTCCGAGCAAACGGCGATCAACCCGGCCTGTGTCACCTATCTGAACCGTCTCAGCGACTGGTTCTTCGTCGCCGCGCGTATGGCCAATAACGCGGGCAAGGAAGACGTGCTCTGGGTGCCGGGCGCGAACCGCGCATAA
- a CDS encoding electron transfer flavoprotein subunit beta/FixA family protein encodes MKVLVPVKRVIDYNVKVRVKADGSGVDLANVKMSMNPFDEIAVEQAIRLKEAGQAEEVVAVSIGVKQAQETLRTALAMGADRAILVVASDDVHKDIEPLAVAKILKAIVDEEQPGLVLCGKQAIDNDMNATGQMLSALMGWSQATFASEIAIEGDKAKVTREVDGGLQTIEVSMPTVVTVDLRLNEPRYASLPNIMKAKKKPLDEKTAEDYGVDVSNRLEIVKTVEPAERAAGIKVGSVDELVAKLKEAGAV; translated from the coding sequence ATGAAGGTATTGGTGCCTGTCAAACGCGTGATCGACTATAACGTGAAAGTTCGTGTCAAAGCGGACGGATCGGGTGTTGATCTTGCCAATGTGAAAATGTCGATGAACCCCTTCGACGAAATCGCCGTTGAACAAGCGATTCGTCTGAAAGAAGCCGGTCAGGCTGAAGAGGTCGTCGCTGTCTCCATCGGTGTGAAGCAAGCGCAGGAAACGCTGCGTACCGCGCTCGCCATGGGTGCGGATCGCGCGATCCTCGTGGTCGCATCGGACGATGTGCATAAGGACATCGAGCCTCTGGCCGTGGCAAAGATCCTCAAAGCCATTGTCGACGAAGAGCAGCCGGGCCTCGTGCTCTGCGGCAAACAGGCGATCGACAATGACATGAACGCCACCGGGCAGATGCTCTCGGCGTTGATGGGCTGGTCGCAGGCAACATTCGCCTCGGAAATCGCCATCGAAGGCGACAAGGCAAAAGTCACCCGCGAAGTCGACGGCGGCTTGCAGACCATCGAAGTCTCCATGCCCACAGTCGTCACCGTGGACCTGCGCCTGAACGAGCCGCGCTATGCCTCGCTGCCGAACATCATGAAGGCCAAGAAAAAGCCGCTGGATGAAAAGACCGCCGAAGACTACGGCGTCGATGTCTCCAACCGCTTGGAAATCGTCAAAACCGTGGAACCCGCCGAACGTGCCGCTGGCATCAAGGTCGGTTCGGTTGACGAGCTTGTGGCGAAACTCAAAGAAGCGGGGGCTGTGTAA
- a CDS encoding electron transfer flavoprotein subunit alpha/FixB family protein: MAVLLIAEISDGELSMDATAKAVSAAKKLGDVTVLAAGSSAAAAGEAAAKIDGVSKVLVAEDEMLGHRLAEATAALIVSLAGDYDHIVAPATTDAKNIMPRVAALLDVMVISDASGVVDADTFERPIYAGNAVQTVKSNDAKKVITFRTSTFDAAGEGGSASVETISAADNPGLSTWVEDKVAESDRPELTSAGVVVSGGRGVGSEEDFALIEKLADKLGAAVGASRAAVDSGYAPNDWQVGQTGKVVAPDLYIAVGISGAIQHLAGMKDSKIIVAINKDEESPIFQVADYGLVADLFDAVPELIEKL, from the coding sequence ATGGCTGTTCTTCTGATTGCAGAGATTTCCGACGGCGAACTGTCGATGGACGCAACCGCCAAGGCGGTATCCGCGGCCAAGAAACTGGGCGACGTGACCGTTCTGGCGGCGGGCAGCTCTGCCGCGGCGGCAGGCGAAGCGGCGGCCAAGATCGATGGCGTCTCCAAAGTGCTGGTCGCCGAAGACGAGATGCTGGGCCACCGTCTGGCCGAAGCCACCGCAGCACTGATCGTGTCGCTGGCTGGTGACTACGACCACATCGTCGCGCCCGCCACCACGGATGCCAAGAACATCATGCCCCGCGTCGCGGCCCTGCTTGATGTCATGGTGATTTCGGATGCTTCGGGCGTTGTCGATGCCGACACATTCGAGCGCCCGATCTACGCCGGCAACGCGGTGCAGACCGTAAAATCCAACGACGCCAAGAAAGTCATCACCTTCCGTACATCGACCTTCGATGCTGCGGGTGAAGGCGGCTCTGCTTCGGTCGAGACCATCTCGGCTGCCGACAACCCCGGCTTGTCGACATGGGTCGAAGACAAGGTCGCCGAATCGGACCGCCCCGAACTGACAAGCGCAGGCGTCGTGGTTTCCGGTGGTCGTGGCGTCGGCTCCGAAGAAGACTTCGCCTTGATCGAAAAACTGGCCGACAAACTTGGCGCGGCTGTTGGCGCGTCGCGTGCGGCGGTTGATTCGGGCTATGCGCCGAACGATTGGCAGGTGGGCCAGACTGGTAAAGTTGTGGCTCCTGACCTCTATATCGCGGTCGGCATCTCCGGTGCGATCCAGCACCTTGCGGGGATGAAGGACTCCAAGATCATCGTCGCGATCAACAAAGACGAAGAATCGCCGATCTTTCAGGTTGCCGACTATGGCCTTGTGGCGGACCTTTTCGACGCCGTGCCGGAACTGATCGAAAAGCTGTAA
- a CDS encoding DUF6473 family protein → MTYDAVGPAPLDYLPCRYGTSKLMFRGPRRRLEAPYIAFLGGTETYGKFIEEPFPARVEAEIGKTCVNFGFPNAGIDAFAHDPFVAQAASQADVTVVQVMGAQNMTNRFYSVHRRRNDRFVGASALLQTIYREVDFSQFHFNRHMLTHLMQVSPERFEAVRAELQQAWLARMRLMLGQIQGRTLLLWLADRQPVAEAQQPVGELGHDPLFVTREMLDSVALHATAKIEVVSPKDPFAGPTAGMVVSEFEAQAASEMLGPMAHANAAAALTDALQSMS, encoded by the coding sequence ATGACCTATGACGCAGTGGGGCCAGCGCCTCTGGACTATTTGCCATGCCGCTATGGCACCTCAAAGCTGATGTTTCGCGGCCCCCGCCGCAGGCTGGAGGCGCCCTATATCGCCTTTCTCGGCGGGACGGAGACCTATGGCAAATTCATTGAGGAGCCGTTTCCCGCGCGGGTCGAAGCCGAGATCGGCAAGACCTGCGTGAATTTCGGCTTTCCCAACGCGGGGATCGACGCCTTTGCGCATGATCCTTTCGTCGCGCAGGCCGCTTCGCAGGCGGATGTGACGGTAGTTCAGGTCATGGGCGCGCAGAACATGACCAACCGTTTCTATTCGGTCCACCGGCGCCGGAACGACCGGTTTGTTGGGGCCTCCGCGCTGTTGCAGACGATCTACCGCGAGGTTGATTTTTCCCAGTTCCACTTCAACCGGCACATGCTGACCCACCTCATGCAAGTCTCGCCCGAGCGGTTTGAGGCGGTGCGCGCAGAGCTGCAGCAGGCCTGGCTGGCGCGCATGCGTTTGATGCTGGGGCAGATACAGGGGCGCACGCTTTTGCTTTGGTTGGCCGACCGCCAGCCGGTCGCGGAGGCACAGCAGCCGGTGGGGGAGTTGGGCCATGATCCGCTGTTCGTGACCCGCGAAATGTTGGACTCGGTGGCCCTACATGCCACGGCCAAGATTGAGGTCGTCTCTCCCAAAGACCCCTTTGCCGGGCCGACCGCTGGCATGGTGGTCAGCGAATTCGAGGCGCAGGCTGCGTCGGAAATGCTGGGCCCCATGGCCCATGCCAATGCCGCCGCCGCCCTGACCGATGCGCTGCAAAGCATGTCCTGA